From Citricoccus sp. SGAir0253, a single genomic window includes:
- the frr gene encoding ribosome recycling factor — MTQETLQAAEEQMEKTLEATREDFASVRTGRANPGLYSKVMVDYYGSYTPLQQLASFTTTDARTLLITPYDTTALRNIEKALSDSEVGANPSNDGKVIRVVMPELTQERRKEYVKLVKTKAEEHKVSLRNARRKAKETLDRMVKDGEIGEDEGARAEKELDALTRKHTDAVEEMAKRKEAELLEV; from the coding sequence GTGACGCAGGAAACCCTTCAGGCCGCCGAGGAGCAGATGGAGAAGACCCTCGAGGCCACCCGCGAGGACTTCGCCTCGGTCCGCACCGGCCGGGCCAACCCCGGGCTGTACTCGAAGGTCATGGTCGACTACTACGGCTCCTACACCCCGCTGCAGCAGCTGGCCTCCTTCACCACCACGGACGCCCGCACCCTGCTGATCACCCCCTACGACACCACCGCGCTGCGCAACATCGAGAAGGCGCTGTCCGACTCCGAGGTGGGCGCCAACCCGTCCAACGACGGCAAGGTCATCCGCGTGGTCATGCCCGAGCTGACCCAGGAGCGCCGCAAGGAGTACGTGAAGCTCGTCAAGACCAAGGCCGAGGAGCACAAGGTCTCGCTGCGCAACGCCCGACGCAAGGCCAAGGAGACCCTGGACCGGATGGTCAAGGACGGCGAGATCGGCGAGGACGAGGGCGCCCGTGCGGAGAAGGAGCTCGACGCCCTGACCCGCAAGCACACCGACGCCGTCGAGGAGATGGCCAAGCGCAAGGAAGCCGAGCTCCTCGAGGTCTGA